A window from Chrysemys picta bellii isolate R12L10 chromosome 2, ASM1138683v2, whole genome shotgun sequence encodes these proteins:
- the INHBA gene encoding inhibin beta A chain codes for MPLLLKRGFLLVLCWIIARSSPTPGNEGHSSVTDCPSCALATLSKDVPSSQPEMVEAVKKHILNMLHLRDRPNITQPVPKAALLNAIKKLHVGKVGEDGYVEIEDDIGRRAEMNELVEQTSEIITFAESGSAKKMLHFEISKEGSDLSVVQRAEVWLFLKVSKANRSRTKVTIRLYQQQRQPKGNSEGAEEMEDGVLKGDKSETLISEKAVDTRKSTWHIFPVSSSVQYLLDQGKSSLDVRIACDQCQETGASLVLLGKKKKKEDDGEAKEKEVGESTVEEEKEQSHRPFLVMLARHSDDRLHRRRRRGLECDGKVNICCKKQFFVSFKDIGWSDWIIAPTGYHANYCEGECPSHIAGTSGSSLSFHSTVINHYRMRGHSPFSNLKSCCVPTKLRPMSMLYYDDGQNIIKKDIQNMIVEECGCS; via the exons ATGCCTTTGCTTTTGAAGAGAGGATTTTTGTTGGTGCTTTGCTGGATTATAGCGAGGAGTTCTCCAACCCCAGGGAATGAGGGGCACAGTTCAGTTACTGACTGCCCATCGTGTGCCCTTGCCACTCTCTCAAAGGATGTGCCAAGCTCACAGCCTGAGATGGTGGAAGCAGTAAAGAAGCACATACTGAACATGTTGCACTTGAGGGACAGACCTAACATCACCCAGCCGGTGCCCAAGGCAGCACTTTTAAACGCCATAAAAAAACTCCACGTAGGAAAGGTGGGAGAGGATGGCTATGTGGAAATAGAGGATGACATTGGAAGAAGAGCAGAAATGAATGAACTTGTAGAGCAAACTTCAGAAATCATCACATTTGCAGAATCAG GCTCGGCTAAAAAAATGCTGCACTTTGAGATTTCCAAGGAAGGCAGTGACCTCTCGGTAGTGCAGCGTGCTGAAGTGTGGCTCTTCTTGAAAGTCTCCAAGGCCAACCGAAGCAGAACAAAAGTGACCATCCGACTGTACCAACAGCAGAGACAGCCCAAAGGCAACTCTGAAGGGGCAGAAGAAATGGAGGACGGAGTGCTGAAGGGTGATAAAAGTGAGACTCTCATCTCTGAAAAGGCGGTGGACACCCGTAAAAGTACCTGGCACATCTTTCCTGTCTCCAGTAGTGTGCAATACCTGTTGGACCAAGGCAAGAGCTCCCTTGATGTGCGGATTGCCTGTGACCAATGCCAGGAGACTGGAGCCAGCCTGGTGCTGCTgggcaagaagaagaaaaaagaagatGATGGGGAAGCGAAAGAGAAGGAAGTTGGAGAATCCACAGTAGAAGAGGAGAAAGAGCAGTCACACAGACCTTTCCTAGTGATGCTTGCCCGGCATTCAGATGACCGCCTGCACAGACGACGAAGACGGGGCCTGGAGTGTGACGGCAAGGTCAACATCTGCTGCAAGAAGCAGTTCTTCGTCAGCTTCAAGGACATTGGATGGAGTGACTGGATCATTGCTCCCACAGGTTACCATGCCAACTACTGTGAAGGTGAGTGCCCCAGCCACATAGCAGGCACATCTGGTTCATCATTATCCTTCCACTCCACGGTCATCAACCATTACCGCATGAggggccacagccccttctccaaCCTCAAGTCATGTTGTGTGCCCACCAAGCTACGACCAATGTCCATGCTATACTATGACGATGGACAGAACATCATCAAGAAGGACATTCAGAATATGATTGTGGAGGAGTGTGGCTGCTCATAG